Proteins from a genomic interval of Physeter macrocephalus isolate SW-GA chromosome 21, ASM283717v5, whole genome shotgun sequence:
- the LOC112066117 gene encoding LOW QUALITY PROTEIN: olfactory receptor 13H1-like (The sequence of the model RefSeq protein was modified relative to this genomic sequence to represent the inferred CDS: inserted 4 bases in 2 codons; deleted 1 base in 1 codon) translates to MAMDNARAVFEFLLIGISXRVTFFTLVLITYLRTLLGNGLIIFLIHIDPHLHTPMYFFLSNLSFLDLCSGTVSMPQALVHCFSTHPYLSYPHCLTQISVSLVLATAECLLLAVMANDRVAAISNPLRYSVVMNGSVCVWLAATSWGASLVLTAMLILSLQLHFCGANVINHFVCEILSLLKLACSDTSLNELMIFITSIFXLLQPFGFVLLSYVQIATAVLRIRSAQGRLKAFSTCGSHLTVVAIFYGAAISMYMKPQSKSSPDKDEFISVFYGALTPMLNPLIYSLRSKDVKGAMRKVMAKRA, encoded by the exons ATGGCCATGGACAATGCTAGAGCAGTATTTGAGTTTCTTCTTATTGGAATCTC GAGAGTCACTTTTTTCACATTGGTGCTGATAACTTACCTCAGAACATTATTGGGGAATGGACTTATCATCTTTCTTATCCACATTGACCCCCATCTCCACACTCCAATGTACTTCTTCCTTAGTAATCTGTCTTTCTTAGACCTTTGCAGTGGAACAGTCTCCATGCCCCAGGCCTTGGTGCATTGTTTCTCTACCCATCCCTACCTCTCTTACCCA CATTGTTTGACCCAAATAAGTGTCTCCTTGGTCTTGGCCACAGCAGAGTGCCTCCTGCTGGCTGTCATGGCCAATGATCGTGTGGCTGCTATCAGCAATCCCCTGCGCTATTCTGTGGTCATGAATGGCTCGGTGTGTGTTTGGCTGGCTGCCACCTCATGGGGGGCATCACTTGTGCTCACTGCCATGCTCATCTTATCCCTGCAACTTCATTTCTGTGGGGCTAATGTCATCAACCATTTTGTCTGTGAAATTCTCTCCCTTCTTAAGCTGGCTTGTTCTGATACCAGCCTCAATGAGCTTATGATCTTCATCACAAGTATTTT CCTGCTCCAACCCTTTGGGTTTGTTCTCCTCTCCTATGTCCAAATTGCCACTGCTGTTCTAAGGATTCGCTCAGCCCAGGGTAGGCTCAAGGCCTTCTCTACCTGTGGTTCTCATTTGACTGTGGTGGCAATCTTCTATGGGGCAGCcatttccatgtatatgaaaCCACAGTCCAAGTCATCCCCTGACAAGGACGAGTTTATCTCAGTGTTTTATGGGGCGTTGACACCCATGCTGAACCCCCTAATATATAGCCTGAGGAGTAAGGATGTTAAAGGGGCAATGAGGAAAGTTATGGCAAAAAGGGCATAA